Below is a window of Malus domestica chromosome 13, GDT2T_hap1 DNA.
TTGGTGAGTGATTTGTAAACACAAAAAAAGAGGTTAAACCCCCCTCTATAAGCCCTCAAAGAAACTTAGGTATGCTCGTCTAAAAATTGAGTAGCCTCCCCCCCCCTAAgctttttgtaataaaaaaaaatgataacgTCCGAGATCGATAAAGTGATTGAATTGCATATGGGGAATATCTATATATCACTAGCTACAAAAACTGTTCAGAAATGTGGGAACAATTTGCATTTCAATTATATAACAAGCTAACAACTGTGACATcttctacaaaaataaaaaataaaaagctaaTTTACTTGGACAAAACTGAGTTTATCTGGAGTTAGATGCATGCATAATAAACACACAGTTgcagtagtagtagtagtatcATTGCACATGCAAATCCGGGGTTTAAGGATTTAAAtatgggacactttggatgcggtccttagctatcaatattctttgattgaaaccttgttagtttttagtttttgattgaggtccctgacattaatgtaataatgtaagttactatatttttaaaattaaaaattaaaaattgaaatttgtaattgtttatattaatgagattttaaataaaacccataatttatgggattaaaaataataaaatataaattatactctctattatattgttgtgtgtgtgtgtgtacatatatgtatgggtacattaaccaaaattaacaaaaaaagttattgtaccaaaacatggatacattctcaaatcaacgaaaaagaatgtacccatataagtttaaacatggattaaaaaatttgaaaggattttatattaaaaaagggtacattttacatataacaaatttttgatatatttgagaatgggtacatttaagattaaaaaaatttaaaaattatatgaatgggtacatttaagattaaaaaattgagaatctttttatatataaaaaaaactaataggtacaaacttaatttaatttaatttttttattattttagaaatgtttgaattgaaaattaattagaagtttaatagaggtgtgagtattaaaccctaaattaattactaatttttatattaaaaaattatataataaacatgtaaattcattatcacattaatgctagggacttgaatcaaaatttgaaaactaataaggtcttagtcaatgaacagtaagaactagggaccggatactaatttttcctttaaatataTTGGTGTGCAGGAGTCGCAAATGCAATGAACCTTTGAAGCACTAAATCTTTGCCAGATTTTGTGCAGCGCCCATCAGTATTAACATTTAGAAATCATTTCTatttaaattgaaaaattagcTAGGGAAATCAAGCGAATATTGTTATACTAAATCAATATCGAAGTCCCTATAAATATGTTattggaaatttgagtagtttgagtagaaatttctttgtcccacattggttatttccaaaagattttatcactttatacggctttgtcctttataaaaagtgattggagtaataggtcTGGAGAATAAAATTTGGATCACCCTTGGGATTGAGCTTTGGGGTGcaataattaattggtaattaattataattaaaaaatatatataattaatatgggCTCTTGGGCTCgagctctaataattaaattatttaattaattatttttggatttaattaattatttttaattaattatgaatttaattaatttttaattttttaccaacagactcatcctttcagatgaagtctgaagagTTCAGAAAGAACACAGACCAAAGCACCCATCTAACAGGCATCCTTCTTTTACAATCACAAACATCATTTTTGAGAGAACCACACagaaattcgccagaagttaagttttccggtgctgaaattctaacttgatcgttgaatcttggtgaagcagacgtcggtagaactacaagcactgagtagggacgaaattttatgtttcaaggacattacggtacgcaagcctcgatcttcaatttttctgtttaaatttatttcgtTGTTCATACTATGttcaataatttatatattcgcatttattgtttattagcatatatataattaaatcacagattgttgacatataACCAACATATGTATCATCCTTGCACAATCAGCAAAATCATTCAGACGCTCAAGGCTACCTACAATtcacaaaattaaattttatttgcgAAAAATGATTTAGAAGTAAGTTTAACTAGTTTACTTGCATATACAATTCCTTTTTTCTTAACTTTCTTGGTCATCCTAGCAAATCATGGGCAATATGAAACATGGATTTTCACTTGGTTGAAAAATACAAAGATCAAGATCTAACGGTTAAAACACTCGAATCTCATACTCTTTAACTTTTTATACGAAACATAATGCATCTGGTAGGCTTGTAGCTAGCTAGCTGGGGACCTGAAATGAAAGCATCAAATGGCTCAGTGAAACCAAATTCAGGGCACCACGTACAACAAGACATGCAGAAGGCAGAAGTAGTACTCCACTACTGCGTACGGTACCAGTACTTGTTAGTGCTAGCTGCAGCATGCAAGCCATGGCATGGGACTCGAGTCCCATTGGGATACAAATGCAAATGGAAATGAGATGCTTTTATCAGGTCGATTATCTACCTAGATCGAGAATCAGGCGAGGTAGATGGATAGAGcctagagagagaggaaagccaAGAAAAAGGAGCACTCAGAGTCCAccataaagaagaagaagcaccTGGACAGGACTGGACTGGCCTGGCCTTGGGAGGGTGAGGGACGGGGATGGCATGGCATGCATGGCATTGGCAGGACTCAGGAGTGGGGAGGGAGGGACACGATATGATTATTTAGTTgaacaaagaaagaaggaaaattaGAATGTTTTGTTTGGGATAGAAAGTGATGGGTATGGGCTTCACCTTCACCACCAGACCACATGACATGGCcgacatacacacacactatgAGTGGCAGAAAAATATAGATAGATGATGGCCTCAAAGTACAAGCGAGCACATGTATCGTGACGTTTTAtgttaataatttataaattttattttaattattattatattacaAGTATGAGACGTTACAACGACAATACATTCATGTTATGAATGTTACTTTCAACTCTAAAGCCTTTATTAACTTACTTAACTATATTTTTCACACATTATTAACATTATTTGTAAATAAGAAGTCTCAAATTTAACTGAGTTTCACACTTAATAGTAATAGCCATTGACGATTGCTAGAGGACAAAGCAAGCCACCACCTCTCGTCttaaaatatttcaaacatAGAATATAAGTGTATATGAAAAGGGTCCCCATGCAATCTTCCCCTTATTCCATCAAAAGATATCCCTTTTTAAACAAACCAGCATCGACAAAGTACTATTTCAATCAGAAACGTGTGTTTTTATTTTCCAAAAACAATTCTCATATCAATTAACAACTTAATCTAgtaacaaaacattcatctccaaaacttacaaatttttttttacttccaaAACTTACAATTATGATCTTGAAGAAAACTATGacttgagaaaataaaatattatttaaaaatataaatttagaaaaattatttttaaaactccaaaaaatcaccttgcacttttttttttttttaattttattgtatACTTTTTGTTTGAATAgaaaattttataatatattagACAATATAAAACAAGTTGAATTTAGAAACggttagagcatctccaacaaCCTAGCGAAATGAGGTTGGTTggctaatttaacaaaaaaatgtaGCAAAATCAAAATTCAACACTCTAGCTAAATGACTAGCTATCGTAACTTTACGAACAAAAACAGGATGTTGCCAATTTGCCATCCTCCGTGAGGGGACCGTAATGAATTAACCTTGAAAGTGGTGGATAGCTAAATTAACAAttgaatcaattagctaaattaACATTTGAATTATTTAGCGAGTATTGTTGGAGGTGCTCTAACGGGATGGATGCTCATATTCTCTCGTACCCGCCGGCCAAATTTACTATCCAAACCAAATCTGCCTCAAACCGGTGGGGTATTTTCGGAATTCAGTCTAGAAGTTCGGGGTTTTATGTAATTTAGAGGGAATGAGATCCGGGGCTTGCCGCCATGTCATTTTCCCAAAGATTTGTGATTGCGATTTTTCGACTTCCATCCTCTCAGAGGCAGATTATCTGTCCTCTCATTTTCTGTGTCTTCCTGTGCTATTTTATTTGTGTGATCACTGTTAAGTGGcgtaaatattttatattactattttatttttgtcttattatttttataaataaatatatataaaatattaacgtggtttaACTGTGATCACACAAGACAAGACAGGAAGGCACAAAGACACAGGAAGTGGcaagggcagagaatctgcctcccatCGGCCCAATTGGTTGGATTAATTCCAAAACACATCGCACACGTCTGGAAAGAATAACAAAACTGACCAAGCTGAAGAAAATTATGACTGATTTAATTGAAAAGGGAAAACATAACTCGGGTAATGATTTTTGTGTATTTCTTTCGTGATCAGCATCTCCGTTTATTTCCatcatctgatttttttttaatttattcaatttaaatgttaaaaataaacaatattacgggcaagtaaataaataaaaaagactgTGGAAATCACTCTTTGAGAAACACATCTAGTAGTAATTAAGATGTCCAAATATTTATAGGACGATTTAAAACTAACAcaagaaattaaaagaaaactagAAAAGGCAGGCATCATATCAGATTGGTTCTGATGTTTAAATGGGCAATTATGCTTCCTTTGAGAGAGCAccaaataaaaggtaaaacgcATTTGGGGTGTTTCCTTTCTAAAGGGTCAGGATCATCAGACCCCTGATAATTTTTCAGTTGAattcaaacttttcaaaaaaaattagcaaagcaatcaacagagagagagaaagtagggaagagagagggagagagagtagtGCAAAATGCAATATTATAAGGAACTAGACAgaggagagggggagagagagagagagagagagagagagaaattagtTTATAAAGTGGGATGGTAGAGAAAGGGAGACAGGAGCGTATctctgaaaatccaaaaaattcGATTCAGTTTGCTTGCTTTAAAAAACAGTATAAAAAGTCATCAAAACTACTATTTCAtactgaaaaaaataataataataaaagtaatttgaaaattttaaattttaacgataaaagtaaaataaagaattaaataaataatattgaaattaattttttaatataaaaatataatttttttgttaaaataaaaaatatcgagacattttagattaaataaaaaaaaaccatcataaataaagaaaaaaggtcCTCATCTTTGTACATTCATTGTACTCTGCATCAATCCACCACCATCTTTGTATAATTGTAGAGGTAAAGATCGTTTCTTTCAGCAACCCCGTTTCTTTAGttcttttgtttctctctctacaactctccatctttctctctctgaaaCTCTCGTTGGTGTGCATTTCTGTGTTGTGTGCTGAGCTTAGCTGTgtgtgttttttattattatatggaGGCAAAACAGTGAACGTGCTTCTTCTTTGTCTGGATGCCTCTAACTAAGCTTCACGCTTTGAGATGGCATGATTGGAGCTCTCTGTGTTTTTTTATTCCTTGAAAAAATTTGTTTAGCATTGACAGCCTGAGACTGACCATTTTCtagggggagagagagtgaggagagagaaatACAAAGACTACTTTGGAATTTGAGCTTTGTTTTCATTTCCCCATCTTTTGAGAACCATGCTGTGCCTGTGAATTGAGAAATAATTCTTCTTTTCGAGCTctgggtctctctctctctctctctacctttTACAATAGTACAATGGGGTTTCAGTGAGAGAGGAGAGAAGAAAGTCCACACTCCACGGAGGAGATATATATTTGCTCATATTTTGCTTATGCTTTcggaaaaaaagtgaaaaataagcACTTTTAAGAAAGTGGGTTCCTTTGTTTCAGATTAGATATGAGATGGGTAAAGAGGAAACAAGAAGGAAAATCAAAGAAATTGGTTTAATGCTGATGGCTGGGACGATGAAGATGAAGAGCCACCACTCGGTGGCTGTGAGGTTGAATGAGCAAATGGGGGCCAAAAAAGGCTACACCTTTGTGCAGGCTCACAGGGCTTGGTTCCCAAAACTTTTCCTTCTTTGGGTTGGTGTGATGATTCTCTTGGGCTGGTTAACCTACAGATACATGGATGCTGATAACAAAGTGAGAAGGGTAGAACTTCTTGGTAGTATGTGTGATCAGAGGGCAAGAATGCTGCAGGATCAGTTCAGTGTTAGTGTTAATCATGTGCATGCCCTTGCAATCCTTGTTTCCACCTTCCATTACTACAAGAACCCTTCAGCAATTGATCAGGTAtgttttgttctttaattttgaTCAAAACCCTTTTTTTGCTATGATATCTTTGACTAATTGTACAATTTGGTTGCTATAAGACAAGTAGTTTCTCAATTTTTATGATGATTGAATGTGGTACTGCTAGTTTgtgatttgggttttgttttttggggaAAATGCAGGAAACGTTTGCTGAATACACTGCCAGAACCGCCTTCGAGAGGCCTCTTTTAAGTGGGGTGGCCTATGCACAAAGAGTGCTTGATTCGGATAGGGAAAAGTTCGAAAACCTACATGGTTGGACAATAAAGACAATGGAGAGGGAACCATCGCCCATCCGAGATGAGTATGCGCCTGTAATTTTTTCGCAGGAAACCGTCTCTTACATTGAGTCACTTGATATGATGTCTGGGGAGGTAACAAAAGGATTGTTTACTTTCACTTTGTCTATCTTGTTGAACTCTATGGCATTAATTGGAGCATTCGTTAGGCGTTTCATTTAACCTTTAATTCTTCCACTACATGATGCAGGAGGACAGAGAAAACATTTTGAGGGCCAGAGCTACTGGAAAAGCTGTTCTGACAAGTCCATTTAGGCTGCTGGGTTCTCATCATCTTGGTGTTGTATTGACTTTCCCTGTTTACAAATCGAAGCTCCCTGCAAACCCAACTGTGGAGCAGCGCATTCAGGCGGCTGTTGGGTAAGTCGGCATACAACTATAGAACTATGAAAACCCTCTTCAGATGCTTTTTGCATGCTGTTATTGTTACCTGCATATACTTTCGCCGGTTCCATGTGCATCCGCCACAGAAGTTGGCAACCTATGGGATGGTGCATTTGATTCTGTATAAAATGCAGGTACCTTGGTGGTGCCTTTGATGTTGAGTCCCTGGTGGAGAATTTGCTTGGACAACTTGCTGGGAATCAAGCCATTCAGGTTTATGTGTATGATGTTACAAACACTTCTGATCCCCTAATCATGTATGGTCACCAATATCAAGATGGTGACACATCTCTTCTGCATGAAAGCAAGCTGGATTTTGGAGATCCATTCCGAAGGCATCAGATGATATGTAGGTAAGGGCAACCATTCAATAACTAATGATAGATGGAATAATTGAGTGGTTATGTCGTGCTAAAACACATAATTGGTTTCTTGAGCAGATATCATCAGACGGCACCTATGTCATGGACAGCGGTTAACACTGCATTCTTGTTCTTTGTGATTGGTTTTTTGGTTGGCTATATCTTATATGGAGCAGCAATGCACATTGTTAAAGTTGAGGATGATTTCCGTGAAATGGAGGAACTAAAAGTTCGAGCAGAAGCTGCTGATGTTGCCAAGTCCCAGGTACTGTTTTCAACATTCCCAACATTGCTCATTCCTCAATGGCATGTTTTTTTGATATGTTGCCTTCTTTTTTTGTGCCAGTTTCTTGCTACTGTTTCTCATGAAATAAGAACGCCCATGAATGGAATCCTAGGTATGCTAACAGATCTCCCTGTTTTTAAGATTTTATTTTCAGAATAACATTATATATCAGTCCGAAAATGCACTCTTGTAAGAGGTACAATCTTTATTTTTCCATGATTGCAGGAATGCTTGCCTTGCTTTTAGATACAGCTTTAAGTTCGACCCAGATGGATTATGCTCGAACTGCTCAAGCTTGTGGAAAGGCATTGATAACATTAATTAATGAGGTGCTTGACCGTGCGAAGATAGACGCTGGCAAGTTAGAGCTGGAAGAAGTTCCATTTGGCATTCGGTCGATACTAGATGATGTCCTATctttattttctgaaaaaacTAGAAATAAGGGTATAGAGGTAAGCCTCAATGCCTTCAGCTCACAGTTACTGCAATGTTTTTGTAGTTCTTAAATtgtgtggtggtgatggtgataCTTCTTAAATTGTGAAATTTGAACTGTCATAACTAATAATATCATGTTACATCTGCAAATCTCCTAATTCCGATTTATATTTGGGATGTGAAGCTGGCAGTATTTGTTTCCGATAAAGTCCCAGAAATTTTTATGGGAGATCCAGGGAGATTCAGACAGATAATTACAAATCTAGTGGGTAACTCTATTAAAGTAAGTGGAAGTTTTCATTCTTTATTAGCAACAGGCAGTAATAGGATTTAATAAAATCTTCGGTTTGTCCTGCTCAGGTTAGTGATCATAGAAAACTTATGTTTGAGCTATACATTTGGCAGTTCACTGAACGAGGACATATATTTGTCAAAGTCCATCTAGCTGAGCCCTCAAAGGTGATGATAAATAGGAAGTCAGAGACTTACTTGAACGGAGGACCAGATGAAGGTGTGCTGACATCCGATGGCCATCAATTTAAAACTTTAAGTGGGTGTGAAGCAGCTAATGACTGGAATAGTTGGGATACGTTTAAGCATCTGGTGTCTGATGAAGAATACAGAGCTGATGTTGATGAAGCTTCTGAGAAGGTCACGTTGATGGTTTCTGTGGAGGATACAGGGATTGGTATACCATTAGGTGCGCAGGAATGTGTTTTTATGCCCTTCATGCAGGCAGACAGTTCAACTTCTAGACATTATGGAGGAACTGGTATTGGCTTGAGCATCAGTAAGTGTCTGGTTGAACTGATGGGTGGTCAGATAAAATTCGTAAGTCGACCACACATTGGGAGTACATTTTCTTTCACCGCTAATTTTAGGAGGTGCAAGAAAAATGCATTTAGTGACATGAAAAAACCTAATCCTGAGGATCTACCTTCTAGTTTGAGAGGATTGCGAGCAATAGTAGTTGATAGAAAACTTGTGAGAGCTGCTGTAACCAAATACCACTTGAAGAGACTTGGAATCCTTGTGGAAGTTGCGAGCAGCATCAAGATGGCCGTTGCTTCATGTGGAAGAAATGGTTCTGTGGCATCCGGGTACGTTTACTCTTGCTATGTCTTTAAAGTTTTTAAGGGGTTCAATATTTACTGCACTAAAACTAAAACAATATGACGATTCAATGTTATCTTTATTAACTGCCAATGAAAAAGGTAGACTGGAAAACCAAAAAAAGGGTAGACTTAGAAATAAGTAGGATGTGTTAGCTGAATTGAACTACTTCGTTATATATGACAGGAATAGTATCCAGCCAGATATAGTTCTAGTTGAGAAGGATTCATGGATTTCTGGTGAAGAACATGATCTTAATGCGCAGAAATTGGATTGGAAACAGAACGATCATGCATTTAAGCTGCCAAAAATGATTCTTCTTGCAACCAAAAATCTTAGTCAAGCTGAATCTGATAATGTAAGGGCAGCAGGTTTTGCGGATACTGTAATCATGAAACCTTTGAGGGCTAGTATGGTGGCTGCGTGTCTTCAAGAGGTCCTGGGCATAGGAAAGAAGAGGCAACCAGGGAGAGTGGTGCCGAATGGATCTAACGTTCTCCAAAGTCTGCTCTGTGGGAAGAAAATTTTGGTGGTTGATGACAATTTGGTAAACAGGAGAGTTGCTGCAGGTGCACTAAAGAAGTTTGGAGCTAATGTAGAGTGTGTTGATAGTGGCAAAGCTGCATTGGCGTTGCTTCAATTACCGCACAATTTTGATGCTTGCTTCATGGATATTCAAATGCCTGAAATGGATGGGTATGTTTCGGTGTTTCAGTTATTACATTCTAGATTCAAAATGCCCTTATTTTGATGCTTTCCCGTtcgttatattttttttggcaaaaatcTCTCAAACTCTTTCTTAGAAAGTGAGAAACGCATTTGCTAGCCATTGTGCTTGACCAAATTGGAATTGTAATTTATAAATGGGACTTTTGATTGCAGGTTTGAGGCAACTCGCAGAATCCGGCAGATGGAGAGCAAGGCAAATGTTGAGATGAATGGAGGATTTGAAGGACTAACAACAAAGGGTGACTGGCATTTGCCTGTGTTAGCTATGACAGCGGACGTTATTCATGCCACCTATGATGAGTGCCTAAAGTGTGGGATGGATGGATACGTCTCAAAGCCCTTCGAGGAAGAGAATCTCTATCAAGCAGTGGCCAAGTTCTTCAAAACTTAAACCAGCCTCAGACTCGTAACAAGAACTATCAAACCCAAAACCTGCAGACATCTTCGTTGGTCGGATGTTACAAGCAATTTTGTGATATTCCCAGAGAGAACGCTGAGAGTTGGTCCTAGAACTATGATGATTCTTAATGGCTTGAATGCAGGTTCGAGGACTCATTTCTAACCAAATTTTTAACTCTGATTCGGTATCCACGTACATGTATAGTAATGCAAACCTCCATATCCCACTTTGTATGTATTGTAGGATGATCCTAAAAGGGAAGGAGCAAAATGTGtaaatgttataattttgtatgCCTTGTTTGAATCTTTCTTATGaggaaaaaggtttcaaaaacGCCTTTGTTTTTCGGGACCGGCAACGGTACACATGCATTTACTTAATATATTCACCGTCTAGCGCTCAGATGTGCATCATAGTGGATTGTTAGATGGTAAATGAGTTAAGAAGGCACTGCATTTCTGCAGGATTTCTCATTGGGCATATAGACTTTGTTGCATTGTTTTGGACTTGAGGGCTTGAGGGCTTGTGCGTTGTAAGAATTTCAATTGGGCTTATGCCAACACCCTCTCAAAGATTTCTTGAATGATTTAATTAGAGAAAATAtctcaaaaaattaaattttaaaatctcGAATTATTAATTGAAATTGTCAATGTTTAGTATGACGTCGACATCTGATCTCTATGTCGTAAATATTTAACCTATAAGGAAGAGCATGATACGCACTACTCAAGCCGATTGAGCTAGGTTCACGTCAACCAGAATAGACACACATGAGCAATAATTTGGGTTAAATGTGGTTTAGTGATTTTCTAAGTTTGGCAATTCAATATATAGTGTTTTCAATTGGAAAAACCAACGCAAATATTTTATGTGGCGTACACACACATCATATGTAAGATGCGGTCGTTTTCTTGCTCGGTTGTCACTTGTCGAAGGGAGAAAATACACGTTTGCCAAGTTGAAGttttcaacttcaaaacactCGTGGAATTAAAGTATTAGCATtatattataataaataaaaggctgtgatattcacacatctatttttatttctcccacacatttttagttttcggccgtcagatcagataaattgaagaagatcaacggataaaaattaataaggatGTGTGAAtctctaaataaatatataatattggCTTTTAACAGAATACCAATTTCTTTGTGGTGCCAAGTGGCGAGAGGGAACAAATGTAGGACCCATGCTACATGTGGACAAGTTGCATCGGACCAGGCTATTGGTCTAAGTTTTGGTCTAAGtttaggacaaggattgtctgtcctCACATTTCCGATGCCTTTTcgtgcccttctgttttgtgtggtcacgtttaagtcatgttaatattttatattattttttcatagagataataagacaaaaataaatagtaatataaaatgttgacgtggcttaaccgtgatcacacaaacagaagggcacAAGATGGCACcagaaatgggagggcagacaatccttatccCTAAGTTTATGTTTCACCAATGTCCCACCTTTGCATGGTCCACaccatgagagatttttcagtgtgaccggtatACGAAATTgtacaccacgtgttattatgcaaatgatgagatatgtgtgctaaaaaaataataatttaaaaaataaaaattttcaccactCTTATTAAAATACGAAGTATACCATTTATGTTCCcgtcataactaaaaatttctctcaCACCACAAAAGCATTCGACGTTGTCTTGTTGAACACCATCTACTTACCAAAATACAAATACATCTCCATCACATAATCGTTTAT
It encodes the following:
- the LOC103451518 gene encoding histidine kinase 4 (The RefSeq protein has 6 substitutions compared to this genomic sequence) — encoded protein: MGKEETRRKIKEIGLMLMAGKMKMKSHHSVAVRLNEQMGAKKGYTFVQAHRAWFPKLFLLWVGVMILLGWLTYRYMDADNKVRRVELLGSMCDQRARMLQDQFSVSVNHVHALAILVSTFHYYKNPSAIDQETFAEYTARTAFERPLLSGVAYAQRVRDSDREKFENLHGWTIKTMEREPSPIRDEYAPVIFSQETVSYIESLDMMSGEEDRENILRARATGKAVLTSPFRLLGSHHLGVVLTFPVYKSKLPANPTVEQRIQAAVGYLGGAFDVESLVENLLGQLAGNQAIQVYVYDVTNTSDPLIMYGHQYQDGDTSLLHESKLDFGDPFRRHQMICRYHQTAPMSWTAVNTAFLFFVIGFLVGYILYGAAMHIVKVEDDFREMEELKVRAEAADVAKSQFLATVSHEIRTPMNGILGMLALLLDTALSSTQMDYARTAQACGKALITLINEVLDRAKIDAGKLELEEVPFGIRSILDDVLSLFSEKTRNKGIELAVFVSDKVPEIFMGDPGRFRQIITNLVGNSIKFTERGHIFVKVHLAEPSKVMINGKSETYLNGGPDEGVLTSDGHQFKTLSGCEAANDWNSWDTFKHLVSDEEYRADVDEASEKVTLMVSVEDTGIGIPLGAQERVFMPFMQADSSTSRHYGGTGIGLSISKCLVELMGGQIKFVSRPHIGSTFSFTANFRRCKKNAFSDMKKPNPEDLPSSLRGLRAIVVDRKLVRAAVTKYHLKRLGIVVEVASSIKMAVASCGRNGSVASGNSIQPDIVLVEKDSWISGEEHDLNAQKLDWKQNGHAFKLPKMILLATKNLSQAESDNVRAAGFADTVIMKPLRASMVAACLQEVLGIGKKRQPGRVVPNGSNVLQSLLCGKKILVVDDNLVNRRVAAGALKKFGANVECVDSGKAALALLQLPHNFDACFMDIQMPEMDGFEATRRIRQMESKANVEMNGGFEGLTTKGDWHLPVLAMTADVIHATYDECLKCGMDGYVSKPFEEENLYQAVAKFFKT
- the LOC103451518 gene encoding histidine kinase 4 isoform X1; its protein translation is MGKEETRRKIKEIGLMLMAGTMKMKSHHSVAVRLNEQMGAKKGYTFVQAHRAWFPKLFLLWVGVMILLGWLTYRYMDADNKVRRVELLGSMCDQRARMLQDQFSVSVNHVHALAILVSTFHYYKNPSAIDQETFAEYTARTAFERPLLSGVAYAQRVLDSDREKFENLHGWTIKTMEREPSPIRDEYAPVIFSQETVSYIESLDMMSGEEDRENILRARATGKAVLTSPFRLLGSHHLGVVLTFPVYKSKLPANPTVEQRIQAAVGYLGGAFDVESLVENLLGQLAGNQAIQVYVYDVTNTSDPLIMYGHQYQDGDTSLLHESKLDFGDPFRRHQMICRYHQTAPMSWTAVNTAFLFFVIGFLVGYILYGAAMHIVKVEDDFREMEELKVRAEAADVAKSQFLATVSHEIRTPMNGILGMLALLLDTALSSTQMDYARTAQACGKALITLINEVLDRAKIDAGKLELEEVPFGIRSILDDVLSLFSEKTRNKGIELAVFVSDKVPEIFMGDPGRFRQIITNLVGNSIKFTERGHIFVKVHLAEPSKVMINRKSETYLNGGPDEGVLTSDGHQFKTLSGCEAANDWNSWDTFKHLVSDEEYRADVDEASEKVTLMVSVEDTGIGIPLGAQECVFMPFMQADSSTSRHYGGTGIGLSISKCLVELMGGQIKFVSRPHIGSTFSFTANFRRCKKNAFSDMKKPNPEDLPSSLRGLRAIVVDRKLVRAAVTKYHLKRLGILVEVASSIKMAVASCGRNGSVASGNSIQPDIVLVEKDSWISGEEHDLNAQKLDWKQNDHAFKLPKMILLATKNLSQAESDNVRAAGFADTVIMKPLRASMVAACLQEVLGIGKKRQPGRVVPNGSNVLQSLLCGKKILVVDDNLVNRRVAAGALKKFGANVECVDSGKAALALLQLPHNFDACFMDIQMPEMDGFEATRRIRQMESKANVEMNGGFEGLTTKGDWHLPVLAMTADVIHATYDECLKCGMDGYVSKPFEEENLYQAVAKFFKT